A window from Flavobacterium gyeonganense encodes these proteins:
- the atpD gene encoding F0F1 ATP synthase subunit beta has translation MSKVIGKVAQIIGPVVDVVFNGKDVELPKIYDSLEVTKKDGTLLVLEVQSHIGENTVRTISMDSTDGLSRGYEVVGTGNPIQMPIGPDVYGRLFNVVGDAIDGLGELPKTGENGLPIHRQAPKFEDLSTSSEVLFTGIKVIDLIEPYAKGGKIGLFGGAGVGKTVLIQELINNIAKGHGGLSVFAGVGERTREGNDLLREMLESGIIKYGDDFMHSMENGGWDLSKVDMPGMRESKATFVFGQMNEPPGARARVALSGLSIAEYFRDGAGSDQGKDVLFFVDNIFRFTQAGSEVSALLGRMPSAVGYQPTLATEMGAMQERITSTNKGSITSVQAVYVPADDLTDPAPATTFAHLDATTVLSRKIAELGIYPAVDPLDSTSRILTPHILGDEHYNCAQRVKEILQKYKQLQDIIAILGMEELSEEDKLSVSRARRVQRFLSQPFHVAEQFTGIPGVLVDIKDTIKGFNMIIDGELDHLPEAAFNLKGSIQDAIEAGEKMLAEA, from the coding sequence GAAGTACAATCTCACATTGGAGAAAACACTGTTCGTACAATCTCTATGGACTCAACAGACGGTTTGTCAAGAGGATATGAAGTAGTTGGAACAGGAAATCCAATCCAGATGCCAATCGGTCCGGATGTATACGGAAGATTATTTAATGTTGTTGGAGATGCCATCGATGGTTTAGGTGAATTACCTAAAACTGGAGAAAACGGTCTGCCTATTCACAGACAAGCTCCTAAATTTGAAGATTTATCAACTTCATCTGAAGTTTTATTTACAGGTATCAAAGTAATTGATTTGATCGAGCCTTACGCAAAAGGAGGTAAAATTGGATTGTTCGGTGGTGCAGGTGTTGGTAAAACAGTATTGATTCAGGAGTTGATCAACAATATCGCAAAAGGTCACGGTGGACTTTCAGTATTCGCTGGAGTAGGTGAAAGAACACGTGAAGGAAATGACTTGCTTCGTGAGATGTTAGAGTCAGGAATTATTAAATACGGTGATGATTTCATGCATTCTATGGAAAATGGAGGATGGGATTTATCTAAAGTAGATATGCCAGGAATGAGAGAATCTAAAGCTACTTTCGTTTTCGGACAAATGAATGAGCCACCTGGAGCTCGTGCACGTGTGGCCCTTTCAGGATTATCTATCGCTGAGTATTTCCGTGATGGAGCTGGATCAGACCAAGGAAAAGATGTATTATTCTTCGTTGATAATATCTTCCGTTTTACTCAAGCAGGTTCTGAGGTATCAGCACTTTTAGGACGTATGCCATCTGCGGTAGGTTACCAACCAACATTGGCAACTGAGATGGGTGCAATGCAAGAGCGTATTACATCTACAAACAAAGGATCTATTACATCTGTACAAGCGGTTTACGTTCCTGCGGATGACTTAACTGACCCGGCGCCGGCTACAACTTTCGCCCACTTAGATGCAACAACAGTATTGTCTCGTAAAATTGCTGAGTTAGGTATTTATCCAGCGGTTGACCCGTTAGATTCTACTTCAAGAATTTTGACTCCACATATCTTAGGAGATGAGCACTACAACTGTGCACAAAGAGTAAAAGAAATTCTTCAAAAATACAAACAATTACAAGATATCATCGCGATTCTTGGTATGGAGGAGTTATCTGAAGAAGATAAACTTTCTGTATCTAGAGCACGTCGTGTACAACGTTTCTTGTCTCAGCCATTCCACGTAGCAGAGCAATTTACAGGTATTCCAGGTGTATTAGTTGATATTAAGGATACTATAAAAGGATTTAACATGATTATCGATGGTGAATTAGATCACCTTCCAGAAGCAGCTTTCAACTTGAAAGGTTCTATTCAGGATGCAATCGAAGCTGGAGAGAAAATGTTAGCTGAAGCGTAA
- a CDS encoding F0F1 ATP synthase subunit epsilon — MILEIVSPEAKLFSGEVTSVTLPGVDGSFQILNHHAPIVSILEKGTIKIAASSFSFSKEVAGKFTKVNDQTYTLEINSGTIEMKDNKIIVLAD, encoded by the coding sequence ATGATTTTAGAAATAGTATCACCAGAAGCAAAATTATTTTCAGGAGAAGTAACATCTGTTACATTGCCTGGAGTTGACGGAAGCTTTCAAATATTGAATCATCACGCTCCTATAGTTTCTATTCTAGAAAAAGGAACTATTAAAATTGCGGCTTCAAGCTTCAGTTTTTCTAAAGAAGTTGCAGGTAAATTCACGAAAGTAAATGACCAGACTTATACTTTGGAAATTAATTCGGGAACTATTGAGATGAAAGACAATAAAATTATTGTTTTAGCAGACTAA
- a CDS encoding helix-turn-helix domain-containing protein, translated as MPIIINLDVMLAKRKMRSNELAEKIGITTANLSILKTGKAKAIRISTLETICEILECQPGDIMEYVKE; from the coding sequence ATGCCAATTATCATCAACTTAGACGTAATGCTCGCTAAACGCAAAATGCGCTCAAACGAACTGGCAGAAAAAATTGGAATTACTACAGCTAATCTTTCTATATTAAAAACAGGAAAAGCAAAAGCAATTCGTATTTCAACATTAGAAACCATCTGCGAAATATTAGAATGCCAACCAGGAGATATCATGGAATATGTAAAAGAATAA
- a CDS encoding NAD(P)-dependent oxidoreductase produces the protein MINIKKVAVLGGGGKTGKYLVNQLLEKEINVKVLLRNPETFTIQNSKVEIIEGDAINESNIRSLLEDCDAVVSTIGQRPGEPMVASNATKNVLKIMTDLTIQRYVLLAGINIDTPFDKKEEKTIAATDWMKTNYPEIQQDRQLTYNLLTESDVNWTLVRVPFIEFTDTSSEIIVNLEDCPGDKISSFDIASFMVQEMIEEKFVRKSPFITNI, from the coding sequence ATGATAAATATAAAAAAAGTTGCCGTATTAGGCGGAGGCGGCAAAACTGGAAAATATCTTGTAAACCAGTTGTTAGAAAAAGAAATTAATGTAAAAGTTCTTTTAAGAAACCCGGAAACCTTTACAATTCAAAATTCAAAAGTCGAAATTATTGAGGGTGATGCCATCAACGAAAGCAATATAAGATCTTTACTTGAGGATTGCGATGCTGTAGTTAGCACTATCGGACAACGACCAGGTGAACCCATGGTTGCAAGTAATGCAACTAAAAATGTTCTAAAGATTATGACTGACCTTACTATTCAGCGATATGTTTTGCTGGCAGGTATCAATATCGATACCCCTTTTGATAAAAAGGAAGAAAAAACTATAGCTGCAACTGACTGGATGAAAACCAATTATCCTGAAATTCAGCAAGACCGTCAACTTACCTACAATTTATTAACTGAAAGTGATGTAAACTGGACATTGGTTCGTGTCCCGTTTATTGAATTTACTGATACCAGTTCCGAAATTATTGTAAATCTTGAAGACTGTCCGGGAGATAAAATCAGCTCTTTTGACATTGCTAGCTTTATGGTTCAGGAAATGATTGAGGAAAAATTCGTTAGAAAATCGCCTTTTATAACGAATATTTAA
- a CDS encoding aminotransferase class I/II-fold pyridoxal phosphate-dependent enzyme has protein sequence MKLPENLIQKLETRKQNNALRQLPSFNNRVDFSSNDYIGFSRSETIFKQAHHYLIENDIIQNGATGSRLLSGNHYLYQITETLIKEFHEAESALIFNSGYDANLGFFSAVPQRNDVILYDELCHASIRDGISISNAKSYKFSHNDFEDLERLILKFPETNIYIVTETVFSMDGDCPNLEELAELTEKHNCYLIVDEAHSLGIFGHKGEGIIQSLNLHNRIFARIVTFGKGLGCHGAVVLGNSELKEYLINFARSFIYTTGLSPHAVATILIAYQHLEVEKEAIEKLRQNIIFFNQQKNLLGLKPMFVRSKSAIQSAIVPGNEKVKQVAQQLQDKGFDVKAILSPTVPEGQERLRFCIHSYNTQEEISQVLEFLRDLIF, from the coding sequence ATGAAATTACCTGAAAATCTTATTCAAAAGCTTGAAACCCGAAAGCAAAACAACGCGTTAAGACAATTACCTAGTTTTAATAACCGTGTTGATTTTTCTTCAAATGATTATATCGGATTTTCAAGGTCTGAAACCATTTTCAAACAGGCACATCATTATTTGATTGAAAATGATATAATTCAGAATGGAGCTACAGGTTCGCGACTACTTTCCGGAAATCATTATCTATATCAAATTACAGAGACACTTATAAAAGAATTTCATGAAGCAGAATCAGCTTTAATTTTTAATTCGGGTTATGATGCCAACCTTGGTTTTTTTAGCGCTGTACCGCAGCGAAATGATGTTATTTTATATGATGAATTATGTCATGCTTCAATTCGCGATGGAATTTCTATATCAAATGCTAAATCTTACAAATTCAGCCATAATGATTTTGAAGATTTAGAGCGGTTAATTTTAAAATTTCCTGAGACAAATATTTATATTGTTACTGAAACTGTTTTTTCAATGGATGGCGACTGTCCAAACCTGGAAGAATTAGCAGAACTTACAGAAAAACACAATTGTTATCTGATAGTTGATGAAGCACACTCTCTTGGTATTTTTGGTCATAAAGGAGAAGGCATAATACAATCCCTAAATTTGCACAACAGAATTTTTGCCCGAATAGTGACTTTCGGAAAAGGGCTGGGATGTCACGGTGCTGTCGTTTTAGGAAATTCAGAACTTAAAGAATATTTAATAAACTTCGCCAGAAGCTTTATTTATACAACAGGTTTGTCTCCGCATGCTGTTGCTACAATCTTGATTGCGTACCAGCATTTAGAAGTAGAAAAAGAAGCGATTGAAAAATTACGTCAAAATATTATTTTCTTTAATCAACAGAAAAATTTATTGGGCTTAAAGCCAATGTTTGTTCGGAGCAAATCGGCTATTCAATCGGCTATTGTTCCCGGGAATGAAAAAGTGAAGCAAGTGGCACAGCAACTTCAAGATAAGGGATTTGATGTAAAAGCAATTCTTTCGCCTACAGTTCCGGAAGGTCAGGAACGACTTCGTTTTTGTATTCATAGTTATAATACGCAAGAAGAAATTAGTCAAGTTTTAGAATTTCTTAGAGATTTGATCTTTTAG